One part of the Sphingopyxis sp. PAMC25046 genome encodes these proteins:
- the rimP gene encoding ribosome maturation protein RimP — MVDFDALNAIIAPEAEAMGLALVRVAFFGGESDPTLQVMAERPNTRQLTIDDCADLSRRISDRLDALEEAGKDPIDVAYRLEVSSPGIDRPLTRRADFADWAGHEAKIALKEKRDGRQRFNGELAGIDGDTVTIFDKEGVEHQLPFDAIDTAKLVLTDKLIAATVPLSIEGADEMEEEGQD, encoded by the coding sequence TTGGTCGATTTCGACGCCCTCAATGCGATCATTGCGCCCGAAGCCGAGGCGATGGGCCTTGCGCTCGTGCGCGTCGCCTTTTTTGGCGGCGAGAGCGACCCGACGCTGCAGGTGATGGCCGAACGCCCCAACACGCGCCAGTTGACGATCGACGATTGCGCCGACCTGTCGCGCCGCATTTCGGACCGGCTCGACGCGCTCGAGGAGGCGGGCAAGGACCCGATCGACGTCGCCTACCGGCTCGAGGTTTCGTCGCCCGGCATTGACCGCCCGCTGACGCGCCGCGCCGATTTCGCCGACTGGGCGGGGCATGAAGCGAAGATCGCGCTGAAAGAGAAGCGCGACGGACGCCAGCGCTTCAACGGCGAGCTCGCCGGTATCGACGGCGACACCGTCACGATTTTCGACAAGGAAGGGGTGGAGCATCAACTGCCGTTCGACGCGATCGACACGGCGAAGCTCGTCCTCACCGACAAATTGATTGCCGCAACCGTTCCGCTCTCGATCGAGGGCGCCGACGAAATGGAAGAAGAAGGACAGGACTGA
- a CDS encoding anthrone oxygenase family protein: protein MADTLITALLWFSIVACGLLAGLYFAFSAFVMTAFARIDIPAGAAAMNSINRVIQRSLFMPLFAGSSLSSLALAVISALHWDEAGACAALAGGVVYFLGMFVVTMIFNVPRNNALDASDPMTAGGQTVWVRFLKEWTAWNHIRTLASTAALILFVVALAERA, encoded by the coding sequence ATGGCCGACACTTTGATCACCGCGCTGCTCTGGTTCTCGATCGTCGCCTGCGGGCTGCTCGCCGGACTCTATTTCGCGTTCTCTGCCTTCGTGATGACAGCGTTCGCGCGCATCGACATCCCCGCGGGCGCCGCGGCAATGAACAGCATCAATCGCGTGATCCAGCGCTCGCTTTTCATGCCGCTTTTCGCTGGATCGAGCCTGTCGAGCCTCGCGCTCGCGGTGATCAGCGCGCTGCATTGGGACGAAGCGGGCGCCTGCGCGGCGCTGGCCGGGGGCGTGGTCTATTTCCTCGGCATGTTCGTCGTGACGATGATCTTCAACGTCCCGCGCAACAATGCGCTCGACGCGAGCGATCCCATGACAGCCGGGGGGCAGACGGTCTGGGTACGCTTTCTCAAGGAGTGGACGGCCTGGAATCATATCCGCACACTCGCCTCGACCGCGGCCCTGATCCTGTTCGTCGTCGCGCTTGCCGAACGTGCCTGA
- a CDS encoding cell wall hydrolase, giving the protein MKPELSLTARSTWRDPVPEKPAGPGRAFWAAIVGVVAVACLAFLLSSGQMRAPAVFGPYSVSVPIDFRAYDPERWAIMNAEDYQAALKIDPSLPDPTSIGYSNATALPPADPALLREEAFVGPAAKPYVFRGVTALDRERAHYCLTAALYYEAASETDDGMRGVAQTVINRVRHPSFPNTVCGVVFQGSQRAGVCQFTFSCDGAMARAPERRNWLRASRIASAALGGFVFPKVGLATHYHTQAIWPRWGKSLVMTNIVGAHIFHRWRGRWGMPDAFRAPYPGREPVPGPYLPLAQQLAILKGQGLAPGAGPAPMLGGPAAPLPDVTPTPLPGAMTPPATTAPPPASTPTYTDPRLNQSGQIREEFLKSGEWKG; this is encoded by the coding sequence ATGAAGCCCGAACTGTCCCTCACCGCCCGCTCGACGTGGCGCGACCCGGTGCCGGAAAAACCGGCAGGGCCGGGGCGCGCTTTTTGGGCGGCGATCGTCGGAGTGGTTGCGGTCGCGTGCCTCGCCTTCCTGCTGTCGAGCGGTCAAATGCGCGCACCCGCGGTCTTCGGCCCGTACAGCGTGTCGGTGCCGATCGATTTCCGGGCCTATGACCCCGAACGCTGGGCGATCATGAATGCCGAAGATTATCAGGCGGCGCTGAAAATCGACCCGTCGCTGCCCGATCCGACGAGCATCGGATATAGCAATGCAACCGCGCTGCCCCCCGCCGATCCCGCGCTGCTGCGCGAGGAGGCCTTCGTCGGACCGGCCGCCAAACCCTATGTCTTTCGCGGGGTCACCGCGCTCGATCGCGAGCGCGCGCATTATTGCCTGACCGCCGCCCTCTATTATGAGGCGGCGTCCGAGACCGACGACGGCATGCGCGGGGTCGCGCAGACGGTGATCAATCGCGTCCGCCATCCGAGCTTTCCCAACACCGTGTGCGGTGTCGTCTTCCAGGGATCGCAGCGCGCGGGCGTGTGCCAATTCACCTTCAGCTGCGACGGTGCGATGGCGCGCGCGCCCGAACGGCGGAACTGGCTGCGCGCGAGCCGTATCGCATCGGCCGCGCTGGGAGGCTTTGTCTTCCCGAAAGTCGGGCTGGCGACCCATTATCACACGCAGGCGATCTGGCCGCGCTGGGGCAAAAGCCTGGTGATGACCAATATCGTCGGCGCGCACATCTTTCATCGCTGGCGCGGCCGCTGGGGAATGCCCGACGCGTTCCGTGCGCCCTATCCGGGCCGCGAACCTGTTCCCGGTCCCTATCTGCCGCTCGCGCAGCAGCTCGCGATCCTCAAGGGCCAGGGCCTCGCCCCCGGCGCGGGTCCCGCACCGATGCTCGGCGGTCCCGCCGCGCCGCTGCCCGATGTCACCCCGACGCCGCTGCCCGGCGCGATGACGCCGCCGGCGACCACCGCGCCGCCGCCCGCCTCGACGCCGACCTACACCGATCCGCGGCTCAACCAGTCAGGCCAGATTCGCGAGGAATTCCTCAAGAGCGGTGAGTGGAAAGGCTGA
- the infB gene encoding translation initiation factor IF-2 produces the protein MSDEQDKPTLSRKPLGLKRTVEAGQVQQQFSHGRRNTVVVEVKRRRVLGRPGEAAPAPEAEEAQAAPAPAPAPAPAPAPKPAAPKPAPDSLMTRQERQAQLLREAEEARMAALEENRRRDEAARARAAEEEKARAEARQEQAAAKTAEPAPAPAASEPVAEAPAAAAAEPQGEEAAPRPATTSSAAPAPRRFTPVEAPKRPEPKRPEPKANRGADNRRQSGKLTVTRALNEDEGARARSLAALKRAREKEKRSHMTSSGPREKQVREVVVPDTITVQELANRMAEKGADLVKALFKMGMPVTVNQTIDQDTAELLVTEFGHEIKRVSEGDIDIRHDQDVDDATQLKPRAPVVTIMGHVDHGKTSLLDALRGANVVAGEAGGITQHIGAYQVKAKDGSVITFLDTPGHEAFTEMRQRGANVTDIVILVVAADDGLKPQSIEAIAHAKAAGVPIIVAINKVDKDGANPQRVRERLLEHELVVEEMGGDVQNVEVSALKKTGLDKLLDAIALQAEIMELKANPDRAAEGTVIEAKLDKGRGPVATILVRRGTLNVGDIFVCGAESGRVRALVDDHGKQIKQAGPSMPVEVLGLGGVPMAGDTLTVVENEARAREVAAYRQEQALKKRTAQAPVSLEGMFSALADKAKVIEYPVVIKGDVQGSVEAIVNALNRLSTDEIRVRVLQSGAGAITESDVTLAAATGAPIIGFNVRPNAKAREIANREKVRFMYYDVIYHLTADVAKEMAGELGPERIENVVGRAEVKEVFPAGKRDKAAGLLVLEGSIRKGLHARLTREDVIVSATTIASLRRFKDDVAEVRAGLECGVVLADTNDIKAGDHLEVFEVELRERTL, from the coding sequence ATGAGTGACGAACAGGACAAGCCGACCCTTAGCCGCAAGCCGCTCGGGCTGAAGCGGACGGTCGAGGCCGGACAGGTGCAGCAGCAATTCAGCCACGGCCGCCGCAATACGGTGGTGGTCGAGGTGAAGCGTCGCCGCGTGCTTGGCCGTCCGGGCGAAGCCGCCCCGGCACCCGAGGCCGAAGAGGCCCAGGCCGCCCCGGCGCCTGCGCCCGCGCCTGCGCCTGCGCCGGCTCCCAAGCCCGCCGCGCCGAAGCCCGCGCCCGACAGCCTGATGACGCGTCAGGAACGTCAGGCGCAGCTGCTGCGCGAGGCCGAGGAAGCGCGCATGGCCGCGCTCGAAGAAAATCGCCGCCGCGACGAAGCCGCGCGTGCGCGTGCTGCCGAAGAAGAAAAGGCCCGCGCCGAAGCGCGTCAGGAACAGGCTGCCGCGAAGACGGCCGAACCTGCGCCTGCGCCCGCTGCGAGCGAACCCGTGGCCGAGGCGCCTGCTGCTGCCGCTGCCGAACCGCAGGGCGAGGAGGCCGCGCCGCGTCCGGCGACGACGAGCAGCGCCGCCCCGGCGCCGCGCCGCTTCACCCCGGTCGAGGCGCCGAAGCGCCCCGAACCCAAGCGCCCCGAGCCGAAAGCGAACCGCGGCGCCGACAATCGCCGCCAGTCGGGCAAGCTCACCGTCACGCGCGCGCTCAACGAGGATGAAGGTGCGCGTGCGCGCAGCCTTGCGGCGCTGAAGCGCGCTCGCGAAAAGGAAAAGCGTTCGCATATGACCTCTTCGGGTCCACGCGAAAAGCAGGTCCGCGAAGTCGTCGTGCCCGACACGATCACCGTGCAGGAACTGGCGAACCGCATGGCCGAAAAGGGCGCCGATCTGGTCAAGGCGCTGTTCAAGATGGGTATGCCCGTCACGGTCAACCAGACGATCGATCAGGACACCGCCGAGCTGCTCGTCACCGAATTCGGGCACGAGATCAAGCGCGTCAGCGAAGGCGATATCGACATCCGCCACGATCAGGATGTCGACGATGCCACGCAGCTCAAGCCGCGCGCACCGGTTGTCACGATCATGGGTCACGTCGATCACGGCAAGACCAGCCTGCTCGACGCGTTGCGAGGCGCCAATGTCGTTGCGGGCGAAGCCGGCGGCATCACCCAGCATATCGGCGCCTATCAGGTGAAGGCAAAGGACGGCAGCGTCATCACCTTCCTCGATACGCCGGGCCACGAAGCCTTTACCGAGATGCGCCAGCGCGGCGCCAATGTCACCGACATCGTCATCCTCGTGGTGGCGGCCGACGATGGTCTCAAGCCGCAGTCGATCGAGGCGATTGCCCATGCGAAGGCGGCCGGCGTGCCGATCATCGTCGCGATCAACAAGGTCGACAAGGATGGCGCCAATCCGCAGCGCGTCCGCGAACGCCTGCTCGAGCATGAGCTGGTGGTCGAGGAAATGGGCGGCGACGTCCAGAATGTCGAAGTGTCGGCGCTCAAGAAAACGGGTCTCGACAAGCTGCTCGACGCAATCGCGCTGCAGGCCGAGATCATGGAATTGAAGGCCAATCCCGATCGCGCCGCCGAAGGCACGGTGATCGAGGCGAAGCTCGACAAGGGCCGCGGCCCGGTGGCGACGATCCTCGTTCGTCGCGGCACGCTCAACGTCGGCGACATCTTCGTCTGCGGTGCCGAAAGCGGCCGCGTCCGCGCGCTCGTCGACGATCATGGCAAGCAGATCAAACAGGCCGGTCCCTCGATGCCGGTCGAGGTCCTCGGCCTCGGCGGTGTGCCGATGGCAGGCGACACGCTGACCGTCGTCGAGAATGAGGCGCGCGCGCGCGAAGTCGCCGCCTATCGTCAGGAACAGGCGCTCAAGAAGCGGACGGCGCAGGCGCCCGTCAGCCTCGAAGGCATGTTCTCGGCGCTCGCCGACAAGGCGAAGGTCATCGAATATCCGGTGGTCATCAAGGGCGACGTACAGGGCTCGGTCGAAGCGATCGTCAACGCGCTCAACCGCTTGTCGACCGACGAGATCCGCGTTCGCGTGCTCCAGTCGGGCGCCGGCGCGATCACCGAGAGCGATGTGACGCTGGCGGCCGCCACGGGCGCGCCGATCATCGGCTTCAACGTCCGCCCGAACGCCAAGGCACGCGAGATCGCGAACCGCGAAAAAGTGCGCTTCATGTATTATGATGTCATCTATCACCTGACCGCCGACGTGGCGAAGGAGATGGCGGGCGAGCTGGGCCCGGAGCGTATCGAAAACGTCGTTGGCCGCGCCGAGGTCAAGGAAGTCTTCCCGGCCGGCAAGCGCGACAAGGCCGCAGGCCTGCTCGTGCTCGAAGGTTCGATCCGCAAGGGGCTCCACGCGCGCCTCACGCGCGAGGATGTCATCGTCTCGGCAACGACGATC
- a CDS encoding DUF448 domain-containing protein: MRTPRNDQLTETDRAKGRGQHVPERRCVVTGEVSPAEQLVRLALGPDGSIAPDVHGKAPGRGAWIGVTRADLEVAHAKGKLKSGLARALHEGKITIPDDLGARIEAQLARATLDRLGLESRAGTLISGNDKIEQAARRGQVRLLLHTSDAGEDGRKKLAQAWRVGEDDEGSGREGLVLPVDRGTLSMALGRENAVHLAIVDARAADRVLAHLSRWQFFTGWSRDAANRVSNTASRTSGTGDTSAASAVSDAF; encoded by the coding sequence ATGCGGACCCCGCGCAATGATCAGCTGACCGAAACCGACCGCGCAAAGGGGCGCGGCCAGCATGTGCCCGAGCGGCGCTGCGTCGTGACCGGTGAGGTTTCGCCGGCGGAGCAGCTCGTGCGCCTGGCGCTCGGGCCCGACGGCAGCATCGCCCCCGACGTGCATGGCAAGGCGCCGGGGCGCGGCGCATGGATCGGCGTAACGCGCGCCGACCTCGAGGTCGCGCATGCCAAGGGCAAGCTCAAGAGCGGGCTCGCGCGCGCCTTGCACGAAGGCAAAATCACGATTCCCGACGATCTCGGCGCGCGGATCGAGGCACAGCTCGCCCGCGCGACGCTCGACCGGCTGGGCCTTGAATCGCGCGCGGGCACGCTGATCAGCGGCAATGACAAGATCGAGCAGGCGGCGCGTCGCGGGCAGGTGCGCCTGCTCCTCCACACGAGCGATGCGGGCGAGGACGGCCGCAAGAAACTGGCGCAGGCGTGGCGCGTCGGCGAGGACGACGAAGGCTCGGGCCGCGAGGGTCTGGTCTTGCCGGTGGACCGCGGCACCCTATCTATGGCATTGGGGCGCGAGAATGCGGTGCATCTGGCGATTGTCGACGCCCGCGCCGCCGACCGGGTGCTGGCGCATTTGAGCCGCTGGCAGTTTTTCACCGGATGGAGTAGGGACGCGGCCAATCGCGTTTCGAACACAGCTTCCCGCACGTCGGGGACAGGGGATACGTCCGCGGCTTCCGCCGTTTCGGACGCGTTTTGA
- the nusA gene encoding transcription termination factor NusA gives MATAISANKAELLAIANSVASEKMIDKGIVIEAIEEAIQRAARARYGAENDIRAKLDAQTGDLRLWRVVEVVEQVEDYFKQVDLASGQKLQKDAKIGDFIVDPLPAVDLGRIDAQSAKQVIFQKVREADRERQYEEFKDRAGEIITGVVKSVEFGHIVVNLGRAEGVIRRDQQIPRELMRVGDRVRALILSVRRENRGPQIFLSRAHPDFMKKLFAQEVPEIYDGIIEIKAAARDPGSRAKIGVISYDGSIDPVGACVGMKGSRVQAVVQEMQGEKIDIIPWSEDTATFVVNALQPATVQRVVIDEDDSRIEVVVPDDQLSLAIGRRGQNVRLASQLTGSQIDIMTEADASEKRQREFVERSTMFQEELDVDETLAQLLVAEGFGELEEVAYVPLDELASIEGFDEELAEELQSRAAEGLERREEASRAERRELGVEDALADIPHLTEAMLVVLGKAGIKTLDDLADLATDELIAKKRADNRRGPPRSERAEDKGGVLGEYGLSEEQGNEIIMAARAHWFDDEPEAAAESQTGEAADADPAQ, from the coding sequence ATGGCCACTGCCATTTCCGCCAACAAGGCCGAACTGCTCGCGATTGCCAACAGCGTCGCTAGCGAGAAGATGATCGACAAGGGCATCGTCATCGAGGCGATCGAGGAAGCGATCCAGCGCGCGGCGCGCGCGCGCTATGGCGCCGAGAACGACATTCGTGCCAAGCTCGACGCGCAGACCGGCGATCTCCGTTTGTGGCGCGTCGTCGAGGTCGTCGAACAGGTCGAGGATTATTTCAAGCAGGTCGACTTGGCCTCGGGCCAGAAGCTGCAGAAGGATGCCAAGATCGGTGACTTCATCGTCGACCCGCTGCCCGCGGTCGACCTCGGCCGCATCGACGCCCAGTCGGCGAAGCAGGTCATCTTCCAGAAGGTCCGCGAAGCCGATCGCGAGCGCCAGTATGAAGAGTTCAAGGACCGCGCGGGCGAGATCATTACCGGCGTCGTGAAGTCGGTCGAATTCGGCCACATCGTCGTCAACCTCGGCCGCGCCGAAGGCGTGATCCGCCGCGACCAGCAGATCCCGCGCGAACTGATGCGCGTCGGTGATCGCGTCCGCGCGCTGATCCTGTCGGTGCGCCGCGAGAACCGCGGTCCGCAGATTTTCCTCAGCCGCGCGCACCCCGACTTCATGAAGAAGCTGTTCGCGCAGGAGGTGCCCGAAATCTATGACGGCATCATCGAGATCAAGGCGGCCGCCCGCGACCCGGGTTCGCGCGCGAAGATCGGCGTCATCAGCTACGACGGCTCGATCGACCCTGTCGGCGCCTGCGTCGGCATGAAGGGCAGCCGCGTCCAGGCGGTCGTCCAGGAAATGCAGGGCGAAAAGATCGACATCATCCCCTGGTCCGAAGATACCGCGACCTTCGTCGTCAACGCGCTCCAGCCCGCCACGGTGCAGCGCGTCGTCATCGACGAGGATGACAGCCGCATCGAAGTCGTCGTTCCCGACGACCAGTTGTCGCTCGCCATCGGCCGCCGCGGCCAGAACGTCCGTCTCGCCAGCCAGCTGACCGGCAGCCAGATCGACATCATGACCGAGGCCGACGCGAGCGAGAAGCGCCAGCGCGAATTCGTCGAGCGTTCGACGATGTTCCAGGAAGAACTCGACGTCGACGAGACGCTCGCGCAGCTGCTCGTCGCCGAAGGTTTCGGCGAACTCGAGGAAGTCGCCTATGTGCCGCTCGACGAACTGGCGAGCATCGAGGGCTTCGACGAGGAACTCGCCGAGGAACTGCAAAGCCGCGCTGCCGAGGGGCTCGAGCGCCGCGAGGAAGCGTCGCGCGCCGAACGCCGCGAACTCGGCGTCGAAGATGCGCTCGCCGATATTCCGCATCTGACCGAAGCGATGCTCGTCGTGCTCGGCAAGGCGGGGATCAAGACGCTCGACGACCTCGCCGACCTCGCGACCGACGAACTGATCGCCAAGAAGCGCGCCGACAACCGCCGCGGCCCGCCGCGCAGCGAGCGCGCCGAGGACAAGGGCGGCGTGCTCGGCGAATATGGCCTGAGCGAAGAGCAGGGCAACGAGATCATCATGGCGGCGCGCGCGCACTGGTTCGACGACGAACCTGAAGCCGCGGCGGAGTCGCAAACCGGGGAGGCCGCCGATGCGGACCCCGCGCAATGA